From a single Xyrauchen texanus isolate HMW12.3.18 chromosome 26, RBS_HiC_50CHRs, whole genome shotgun sequence genomic region:
- the LOC127619577 gene encoding coagulation factor XI-like — protein MTLCLLLVFLMFIPDGFTKLDPGLRVDVDFPGDDVLQIYSPDVYHCQLACTQHHSCLFFTFLHSDWKKDDRPFHCYLKNTASGFPRDVKDLKGVTSGFPLSRKDYKPNVCFSTVYKNVDFPGSDYHNINSNKYEECQSACTSDPHCQFYTFITPEFSAYPLFRNKCFLKYSWVVPVPPIIKSTPGLMSGFSSKATFQATEPKKEACKDQIQANTDFPGDDFEQVPAASPEHCQFLCTEHPKCTHFSYATSKFETSDTQYQMRCYLKNNQQFSQVTKEEVFSGLPNRHCEPSNDWASTTYEGVDFYGSDAHFIEMVDLDYCQAHCEADPGCQFYTYVLTSYHQQSIRRKCHLKQIMTLPMPPKVVNKQGVISGFPLRNCKRAAKEDSADVTGVENCGTSKHIRARVFGGVDSQLGNWPWQVSLQKWKKHFCGGSIIANKWIITAAHCFSSSQTQLSVSVGLTKLSEDEVKYEVEKVIMHPGYDGSTLENDIALLKLKTPITFTDRIAPVCLTGRAIEVGFLGQKCSVTGWGKLNTGGFPDVLQEAQVPLIGHEACKAMMSGAGEPLKVLRSNVCAGYPQGGIDTCEGDSGGPLVCEDNNTWYLTGITSWGLECAEANKPGIYTRVSHYLDWIKSTLTKD, from the exons ATGACTTTGTGCTTACTACTAGTTTTTTTGATGTTCATACCAGATGGCTTTACAAAAT TGGATCCAGGTCTGCGGGTGGACGTGGACTTCCCTGGAGATGATGTTCTTCAGATTTACTCTCCTGATGTCTACCACTGTCAGCTTGCCTGCACCCAGCATCATTCCTGCCTTTTCTTTACCTTCTTGCACTCTGACTGGAAGAAAGACGATAG ACCGTTTCATTGCTATCTGAAGAACACAGCATCAGGATTCCCAAGAGATGTTAAAGACCTTAAAGGAGTAACTTCGGGCTTTCCACTCAGTCGAAAAGATTACAAACCAA ATGTCTGCTTTTCCACCGTCTATAAGAATGTGGACTTCCCAGGCTCAGACTATCATAACATAAACTCCAACAAATATGAAGAGTGTCAGAGCGCCTGCACCAGTGACCCACACTGTCAGTTTTACACGTTTATTACACCAGAATTCTCAGCCTATCCACTTTTTCG CAACAAGTGCTTTCTCAAATACAGCTGGGTTGTTCCTGTACCTCCAATCATCAAATCCACGCCTGGTCTTATGTCTGGATTTTCAAGCAAAGCCACTTTTCAAGCTACAGAGCCTAAAAAAGAAG CATGCAAGGATCAGATTCAAGCCAATACTGACTTCCCAGGAGATGACTTTGAGCAAGTCCCTGCAGCGTCACCTGAGCACTGTCAGTTTCTGTGCACTGAACATCCCAAATGCACCCACTTCTCATACGCCACCTCCAAATTTGAAACAAGTGATACACA GTATCAAATGAGGTGCTATTTGAAAAATAACCAACAGTTTAGTCAAGTCACAAAGGAAGAGGTGTTTTCTGGACTGCCGAATCGACATTGTGAGCCCTCAAATG ATTGGGCATCCACAACGTATGAGGGTGTTGACTTCTATGGGTCTGATGCCCACTTTATTGAAATGGTTGATCTTGATTATTGTCAAGCACACTGTGAGGCAGATCCAGGCTGTCAGTTCTACACTTATGTTCTTACTTCATACCACCAACAGTCCATTAg GAGAAAGTGTCATCTGAAGCAGATAATGACACTGCCCATGCCACCTAAAGTGGTGAACAAGCAGGGTGTGATATCTGGATTTCCTCTGAGAAACTGTAAGAGAGCTGCTAAAGAGGACTCCGCAGATGTCACTG gtGTGGAAAATTGTGGCACATCAAAGCACATCAGAGCTAGAGTATTTGGGGGTGTTGATTCCCAATTGGGTAATTGGCCCTGGCAGGTTAGTCTACAGAAgtggaaaaaacatttttgtggtgGATCCATCATCGCAAACAAATGGATTATCACTGCAGCACACTGTTTTTCGTC CTCACAAACCCAGCTATCAGTGTCAGTTGGGTTAACAAAACTATCTGAAGATGAAGTCAAATATGAGGTGGAGAAGGTCATTATGCATCCTGGATATGATGGCAGCACTCTGGAAAATGATATTGCCTTGCTAAAGCTGAAGACACCAATTACATTCACAG ATCGTATCGCTCCAGTGTGCCTCACTGGAAGAGCCATTGAAGTAGGATTTCTTGGACAGAAATGCAGTGTGACTGGATGGGGAAAGCTGAATACAG GTGGGTTCCCAGATGTACTCCAGGAAGCTCAGGTGCCTCTTATTGGTCATGAGGCATGCAAAGCAATGATGTCAGGTGCAGGTGAACCCCTCAAAGTTCTCAGATCCAATGTATGCGCTGGATACCCTCAGGGTGGCATAGATACATGTGAA GGTGATTCTGGTGGTCCTCTTGTCTGTGAGGATAATAACACATGGTACCTAACAGGGATCACTAGTTGGGGACTGGAATGTGCAGAAGCTAACAAACCTGGAATTTACACTCGTGTCTCTCACTATCTTGACTGGATTAAGAGCACTCTTACCAAAG ATTGA